A genomic region of Magnolia sinica isolate HGM2019 chromosome 6, MsV1, whole genome shotgun sequence contains the following coding sequences:
- the LOC131247888 gene encoding F-box/kelch-repeat protein SKIP25-like encodes MANSTTIGTAAKRSKASSNQSGQGQEQEEEQPLLPGLPDHIAQHCLSNVPAPLLYSVCRSWRRLLYSPSFPPFLSLYALLFSTSPSTPLGFFSFDPLSATWIPVPNPPPNHPPLPHLLLRHPSFISRHLSIQSISISGHLILLAATTHRLLPALSHPFIFHPVSNQWRLGPPIPTPRRWCAAGSVSGAVYVASGVGADYSADVARSAQRWDLKNPRWEKVAPRKDGKFSREAVDAVGLKGKLYMVNVKGNAAKEGAVYNVERDRWEEMPEGLLAGWTGPTAAMDEEVIYVVDEENGVLMEYDPDMDCWKEVIKSKNLRGATQIAAGGGRICAICTGSAGIAVVDVVKRPARIWVVDPPPMTEVIAIHVLPRMSSPES; translated from the coding sequence ATGGCAAACAGCACCACCATCGGCACTGCAGCGAAGCGTAGCAAGGCCAGCAGCAATCAGTCCGGGCAGGGGCAGGAACAGGAGGAAGAGCAGCCACTGCTGCCCGGGCTGCCCGACCACATCGCCCAGCACTGCCTCTCTAATGTCCCAGCACCTCTCCTCTACTCCGTTTGCCGCTCCTGGCGTCGCCTCCTCTACTCTCCTTCCTTccctcctttcctctctctctacgCCCTTCTCTTTTCCACCTCACCCTCGACCCCTCTCGGCTTCTTCTCCTTCGATCCCCTCTCCGCCACGTGGATTCCCGTCCCCAACCCCCCTCCTAACCACCCCCCTCTCCCCCACCTCCTCCTCCGCCACCCCTCCTTTATCTCCCGCCACCTCTCCATCCAATCCATCTCCATCTCCGGCCACCTCATCCTCCTCGCCGCCACCACTCACCGTCTACTCCCCGCCCTCTCCCATCCCTTCATCTTCCACCCCGTCTCCAACCAGTGGCGCCTCGGCCCCCCAATCCCCACTCCGCGCCGCTGGTGCGCCGCCGGCTCCGTCAGCGGCGCCGTCTACGTCGCCAGCGGCGTCGGCGCCGATTACAGCGCGGACGTTGCCCGATCCGCCCAGCGCTGGGACCTTAAGAATCCGAGATGGGAGAAGGTTGCGCCGCGCAAGGACGGAAAATTCAGCCGGGAGGCGGTCGATGCGGTCGGACTCAAGGGAAAGCTTTATATGGTGAATGTGAAGGGGAATGCTGCAAAGGAAGGCGCGGTCTACAACGTCGAGAGGGATCGGTGGGAGGAGATGCCAGAAGGGCTGCTTGCCGGGTGGACCGGACCGACAGCAGCCATGGATGAGGAGGTGATCTACGTCGTCGACGAAGAAAACGGCGTCTTGATGGAGTATGATCCGGACATGGATTGCTGGAAGGAGGTGATTAAGTCGAAGAATCTGAGAGGGGCAACGCAGATAGCGGCAGGCGGGGGAAGGATCTGTGCCATTTGCACGGGGAGCGCTGGCATCGCGGTTGTTGATGTGGTCAAAAGACCAGCGAGAATCTGGGTCGTTGATCCACCACCCATGACAGAGGTCATCGCAATCCATGTGCTGCCGAGGATGAGCAGTCCagaatcctga